One Glycine soja cultivar W05 chromosome 2, ASM419377v2, whole genome shotgun sequence genomic region harbors:
- the LOC114382144 gene encoding auxilin-like protein 1, with amino-acid sequence MESVAHSRQPPDKKITAGTGGFPAETLYDHVYGGAAKFTAGGHHHSLSPCFEDYGEIFASFHEPRASAIPVLDLPALDAAGEVFFDFRNAARDYSEIFRGFDGLDFWLSYEDLFRHGVSEEEDDDDEEEEDWSPVETHSFSGDLELFGNNQGMSNGDHLRPFDGSTEFNISYHKVDGTSNEDISKGKSHISQLRADLEFTHVFDETTHFHRTDPSLQVVDDVDLDMEYNARQTKRNHLRKMDSQPGSFNSGELVLGGDLDRHDGCNRNGSHSSETFVTVSDICLRTLASQVPPPSRPPPALDAIQELTSRFHSNNEWVDSEETLGDTSPPFLDVEVDMNSSAAAVKEVMHRPEAKPRSAKELKERKKGVFQSNVHSSYDVKNNEAKVSVNITRFNSLNDEGMQATCDQRIGKNKVSATDERQKTRKAAPETLESLEEERLLQMFEEKHIKESRSSQESDRSTGVGTWKEATEFFELVGTEESGKLIQPINHSSTKSLVQDTRIHEHGKKEREAFNIEESKKKSKAGNGAYEQGKIIKKSKSSNEECRQRENVKNEEMVDIFELEMSEKARIVRSHGKTDKKVPKVDQSGSLKDMPETQCRELKRVEGEKPKKVDRQLLNEVQQSTKHIENEKKLKEDEQQQLSLRKLKQSKMKENGKIQREAFALGVAEVEQRVKGSVMLEKFERSNETFNLDSPEENMTGKRENIVILEQDKQFQNKKELKETCENEEIEKSLKGSFKLEENDEGLKHAPEQVQYEKGVQQDFELEMNEKITRVPFQQGENEAYERDQGKEKLGENYDGYRKGNRLKDVIDSKGVQKVLKQAPELEMYSGNEAQRKKEIESPSNQAFDREVIVAISYEDSHSKQSERMLKDADKNEKDKGLDKPLEQMEGGEGINMSFSKETNEAWKTESDENLLAAQSSSIHEENIRKPEVCQDPISDQEIEKTGSDCIVGGKKLEEVCVENLKDKGKKGASEMSQGEAEHSGKAASTATNVDGDEHSISCEMTRTEKTKTAPQMEFDPQSRERKIVTNGDYRRNTIAAEPATVQDPVNIQKPSQRSHVSHSTRSKEKILDETSASVDKDGERIRRERELEKDRLRKIEEEMERERERQKDRMAVDRAMLEAEREREREKDRIAVDKATLEARDRTFADARERAERAAFERATAEARQRALAEARERLEKACAEARDKTYADKAAAEARLKAERTAVERATAEARERAMEKVKVDRAAFESRERLERSVSDKFSVSFRNGGTQGSSSSDMLDPRCQNSTSFTHSRYPYSSVYGASSFSERSEREGESAQRCRARLERYRRTAERAAKALEEKNMRDLVAQKEQAERNRLAETLDTEVRRWSSGKEGNLRALLSTLQYILGPDSGWQPIPLTDVITSAAVKKAYRKATLCVHPDKLQQRGASIQNKYICEKVFDLLKEAWTKFNSEER; translated from the exons ATGGAAAGCGTGGCGCATTCTCGGCAACCTCCAGACAAGAAAATCACCGCCGGCACCGGCGGTTTCCCAGCCGAAACTCTATACGACCACGTCTACGGCGGAGCGGCGAAGTTCACCGCCGGCGGCCACCACCACTCCCTCTCGCCGTGCTTCGAGGACTACGGCGAGATTTTCGCCAGCTTCCACGAGCCGCGCGCCTCCGCCATTCCGGTGCTGGATCTTCCGGCGCTCGACGCCGCCGGCGAGGTCTTCTTCGACTTCCGAAACGCCGCGCGCGACTACTCCGAAATCTTCCGTGGCTTCGACGGCCTCGACTTTTGGCTCTCCTATGAAGACTTGTTTCGCCACGGTGTCTccgaagaagaagatgatgatgatgaagaagaagaagactg GTCACCGGTGGAAACTCACTCATTTTCTGGAGACTTGGAGCTTTTTGGAAATAATCAAGGTATGTCAAATGGAGATCATTTGCGGCCTTTTGATGGAAGTACGGAGTTCAACATTTCGTATCATAAGGTTGATGGTACAAGCAATGAAGATATATCGAAGGGGAAAAGTCATATAAGTCAGCTGCGTGCTGATCTTGAATTCACTCATGTATTTGATGAAACCACACACTTTCATAGGACTGATCCTTCCTTACAGGTCGTTGATGATGTTGACCTTGACATGGAATATAATGCAAGGCAGACAAAGAGAAACCATCTGAGAAAAATGGATTCCCAACCGGGTAGTTTTAATTCTGGTGAACTGGTTCTTGGTGGTGATCTAGATCGGCATGACGGATGCAACAGAAATGGTTCTCATTCCAGTGAGACATTCGTAACTGTGTCTGACATCTGCCTCAGAACTCTAGCCTCTCAAGTGCCACCCCCTTCTCGGCCACCACCTGCATTGGATGCAATACAGGAGCTCACTAGTAGATTTCATTCAAACAATGAGTGGGTTGATTCTGAAGAGACTCTAGGTGACACTTCGCCACCCTTCCTTGATGTGGAGGTTGATATGAATTCATCTGCTGCTGCTGTCAAAGAAGTCATGCACAGACCGGAAGCAAAACCTAGGAGTGCCAAAGAATTAAAGGAGAGGAAGAAAGGGGTTTTCCAAAGCAATGTACATTCAAGTTATgatgtaaaaaataatgaagcAAAGGTGAGTGTGAATATAACTAGATTTAATAGTTTGAATGACGAGGGAATGCAGGCGACTTGTGATCAGAGAATTGGCAAAAATAAAGTTTCTGCCACAGATGAAAGGCAGAAAACTAGGAAGGCTGCCCCTGAAACTCTTGAATCGTTAGAAGAGGAAAGACTTCTACAAATGTTTGAGGAAAAGCACATCAAGGAATCCAGGTCATCTCAAGAATCAGATAGAAGTACTGGAGTTGGGACATGGAAAGAAGCAACTGAATTTTTTGAATTGGTGGGAACAGAAGAATCTGGAAAGTTAATTCAGCCCATAAATCATAGTAGTACAAAGAGTTTGGTACAAGATACCAGAATACATGAGCATggcaagaaagaaagagaagcaTTTAACATTGAGGAAAGCAAGAAGAAATCTAAAGCAGGAAATGGGGCTTATGAACAGGGAAAAATCATTAAGAAATCTAAATCATCTAATGAGGAATGCAGGCAGAGAGAAAATGTGAAGAATGAGGAAATGGTGGATATCTTTGAGCTTGAAATGAGTGAGAAGGCAAGAATTGTTCGCTCGCATGGAAAAACTGACAAGAAAGTACCTAAAGTTGACCAATCAGGAAGCTTAAAAGACATGCCCGAGACACAATGCAGGGAGCTTAAACGAGTGGAGGGTGAGAAACCAAAAAAGGTTGATAGACAACTGCTAAATGAAGTTCAGCAGAGCACAAAACAtattgaaaatgagaaaaaactcAAAGAGGATGAACAGCAACAACTGAGTTTGAGAAAGCTCAAGCAGTctaagatgaaagaaaatggaaaaattcAAAGAGAAGCTTTTGCTCTTGGAGTTGCAGAGGTTGAGCAAAGGGTGAAAGGTTCTGTGATGCTGGAAAAATTTGAAAGATCAAATGAGACCTTTAATCTGGATAGTCCTGAGGAAAATATGACTggcaaaagagaaaatatagtcATCCTTGAACAAGATAAACAGTTTCAGAACAAGAAGGAACTGAAAGAGACatgtgaaaatgaagaaattgagaAAAGTCTTAAAGGTTCTTTTAAATTGGAAGAAAATGATGAAGGCTTAAAGCATGCTCCTGAGCAGGTACAGTATGAAAAGGGAGTTCAACAAGACTTTGAACTGGAAATGAATGAGAAAATAACTAGAGTGCCTTTCCAGCAGGGGGAAAATGAGGCATATGAAAGAGATCAAGGTAAAGAAAAACTTGGTGAGAATTATGATGGGTATAGAAAAGGAAATAGACTAAAAGATGTGATTGATAGCAAAGGGGTTCAGAAAGTTCTGAAACAAGCTCCAGAGCTAGAAATGTATAGTGGAAATGAGGCTCagaggaagaaagaaatagAGAGCCCATCAAACCAAGCATTTGACAGGGAAGTAATTGTGGCTATATCATATGAGGATAGTCACTCCAAGCAATCTGAGAGGATGCTCAAAGATGCtgataagaatgaaaaagataaggGATTGGACAAACCTTTGGAACAAATGGAAGGTGGAGAAGGGATAAACAtgagtttttcaaaagaaacCAATGAGGCATGGAAAACAGAGAGTGATGAAAATCTTCTGGCAGCTCAGTCATCCTCCATTCATGAAGAAAATATTCGAAAACCAGAGGTATGTCAAGACCCTATTTCTGACCAGGAAATTGAAAAGACAGGAAGTGACTGCATAGTTGGTGGAAAGAAATTGGAAGAGGTGTGTGTGGAAAATCTAAAGGATAAAGGGAAAAAAGGAGCTTCAGAAATGTCCCAAGGAGAAGCAGAGCATTCAGGAAAGGCGGCTTCCACTGCAACAAATGTTGATGGTGATGAGCATAGTATTAGTTGTGAAATGACAAGGACTGAGAAAACTAAGACAGCCCCTCAAATGGAATTTGATCCTCAAAGTAGAGAGAGGAAAATTGTAACAAATGGCGATTACAGAAGGAACACAATAGCTGCTGAACCTGCTACAGTGCAAGACCCGGTAAATATCCAGAAACCTTCTCAAAGGTCTCATGTATCACATTCCACCAGAAGCAAAGAGAAAATTCTTGATGAAACTTCTGCCTCAGTTGACAAAGATGGTGAGAGGataagaagagaaagagagttGGAAAAAGACCGTCTCAGAAAGATAGAAGAGGAGATGgagagagaaagggaaagaCAGAAAGACAGAATGGCTGTTGACAGAGCAATGCTGGAGGCTGAGAGGGAaagggaaagagaaaaagataggATAGCAGTTGATAAAGCAACTTTGGAGGCTCGTGATAGAACATTTGCGGATGCTCGTGAGAGAGCAGAAAGGGCTGCATTTGAGAGAGCAACTGCAGAAGCTCGACAAAGAGCACTGGCTGAGGCCAGAGAAAGACTTGAAAAGGCATGTGCTGAGGCCAGGGACAAAACATATGCTGATAAGGCAGCTGCAGAAGCCAGATTGAAAGCAGAGCGAACTGCTGTAGAAAGAGCAACTGCTGAGGCTCGAGAGCGTGCAATGGAAAAAGTAAAGGTTGATAGAGCTGCATTCGAGTCCAGAGAACGATTAGAGAGATCTGTCTCTGACAAATTTAGTGTTTCTTTCAGAAATGGTGGAACACAGGGCTCTTCATCCTCA GATATGCTGGATCCACGTTGTCAGAACTCTACCTCCTTCACTCATTCCAGATATCCATATTCCTCAGTTTATGGTG CTTCCTCTTTTTCTGAAAGATCAGAACGAGAAGGCGAATCAGCTCAGAGGTGTAGAGCTAGACTGGAGAGGTATCGCCGAACAGCTGAGCGTGCA GCAAAAGCTTTGGAAGAAAAGAACATGCGTGACCTTGTAGCTCAGAAAGAGCAAGCTGAGAGAAAT AGATTAGCAGAAACTCTGGATACTGAAGTCCGCAGGTGGTCAAGTGGAAAAGAAGGAAACCTGCGTGCATTACTTTCAACCTTGCAATAT ATTCTTGGGCCTGATAGTGGGTGGCAGCCAATCCCACTCACGGACGTCATTACTTCTGCTGCTGTAAAGAAGGCTTATAGGAAGGCCACCCTTTGTGTCCATCCTGACAAGTTACAGCAACGCGGAGCGAGTATTCAAAACAAATACATATGTGAGAAGGTCTTTGATCTCCTAAAG GAAGCTTGGACCAAATTCAACTCAGAAGAGCGATAG
- the LOC114382164 gene encoding tubby-like F-box protein 2 has translation MSLRSIVRELKEMRDGIGSTSKRGAESKHRLSRTKSHVAPDVLATPFEPIQQGQWANLPSELLLDIIQRVEESETSWPARAVVVFCASVCKSWRSITREIVKTPEQCGRITFPISLKQPGPRDSPIQCFIRRNKETSTYLLYFGLVPSENDSNKLLLAAKRIRRATGTGFVISLAADDFSRASNKYVGKLRSNFLGTKFTVYDSQAPHDSAIQSNCQSSRRFHSKQVSPRVPACSYLVSTVSYELNVLCTRGPRRMHCVMNSIPVSAIQEGGNAPTPTSFPQIFDEPFSPSPALKEKAQVTDLNSASLSEPPVLSQGSTEQLALKNKAPRWHEQLQCWCLNFKGRVSVASVKNFQLVAAVDPSHNISAEEQEKVILQFGKIGKDIFTMDYCYPLSTFQAFAICLSSFDTKPACE, from the exons ATGTCATTGAGAAGCATAGTCCGTGAACTCAAGGAGATGAGAGATGGAATAGGAAGCACATCAAAGCGGGGTGCAGAAAGCAAGCATCGGCTCAGTCGGACAAAGTCACATGTAGCTCCAGATGTTCTTGCAACTCCATTTGAACCTATTCAACAGGGACAATGGGCAAATCTACCATCAGAATTGCTTTTGGACATAATCCAGAGGGTCGAAGAGAGTGAGACATCTTGGCCTGCCCGTGCTGTTGTTGTCTTTTGTGCTTCAGTATGTAAATCATGGAGGTCCATTACAAGAGAGATTGTCAAGACTCCTGAACAATGTGGAAGGATCACATTTCCCATTTCATTGAAGCAG CCGGGTCCGCGTGATTCTCCAATACAGTGCTTTATCAGGAGGAACAAAGAAACTTCTACATATCTATTGTACTTTGGTCTGGTTCCAT CAGAGAATGACAGTAATAAGTTGTTATTAGCTGCCAAAAGGATAAGAAGGGCAACAGGCACCGGTTTTGTCATATCCTTGGCTGCTGATGATTTTTCTCGAGCCAGCAACAAATATGTTGGTAAACTAAG GTCTAACTTTTTGGGTACCAAGTTCACCGTATATGACAGTCAAGCTCCACATGATTCTGCAATTCAATCAAATTGTCAATCTAGTAGGAGATTTCATTCTAAGCAGGTGTCACCAAGAGTTCCAGCATGTAGCTATCTTGTCAGCACTGTTTCCTACGAGCTGAATGTCCTTTGCACTAGAGGGCCAAGAAGAATGCATTGTGTCATGAACTCTATACCTGTCTCAGCTATTCAGGAAGGAGGCAACGCCCCAACTCCAACATCTTTCCCTCAAATatttgatgaacctttttctcCATCACCAGCACTGAAAGAAAAAGCTCAAGTCACAGATTTAAACTCTGCAAGCTTATCAGAGCCACCAGTATTGAGCCAAGGCTCAACCGAGCAATTAGCACTGAAAAACAAGGCTCCCAGATGGCATGAGCAGCTACAGTGCTGGTGTCTAAACTTCAAGGGTCGCGTTTCAGTGGCTTCTGTTAAGAACTTTCAACTTGTAGCTGCTGTTGATCCATCTCATAATATTTCTGCCGAGGAGCAAGAAAAGGTAATCTTGCAGTTTGGAAAGATTGGAAAAGACATATTTACCATGGATTACTGTTATCCACTCTCTACTTTCCAAGCCTTCGCCATCTGCTTGAGCAGCTTTGACACTAAACCTGCCTGTGAATGA
- the LOC114382176 gene encoding anaphase-promoting complex subunit 10-like isoform X2: MAAESSEGEEETKLSGGSLLLTVDDDLTEMGKKAAWSVSSCKPGNGVSSLRDDNLETYWQSDGGQPHLVNIQFQKKVRLQLIVLYVDFKLDESYTPSKVSIRAGDGFHNLKEIKTVELVKPTGWVYLSLSGVDPRDTFVNTFMLQIAVLSNHLNGRDTHVRQIKVYGPRPNPIPHQPFQFTSREFITYSSIR, encoded by the exons ATGGCAGCAGAATCATCAGAGGGCGAAGAAGAAACCAAGTTAAGCGGAGGGAGCTTATTGCTGACCGTTGACGACGACTTAACGGAAATGGGAAAGAAAGCCGCTTGGAGCGTCAGTTCCTGCAAACCCGGTAACGGCGTTTCCTCTCTCCGTGACGACAATCTCGAAACCTATTGGCA ATCCGACGGAGGGCAACCCCATTTGGTCAACATTCAGTTTCAAAAGAAAGTTAGACTTCAG TTGATTGTGCTGTACGTGGATTTCAAGCTTGATGAGAGTTACACGCCGAGCAAAGTTTCCATCCGTGCCGGTGATGGTTTTCACAACTTgaag GAGATTAAGACCGTGGAACTCGTGAAGCCAACTGGGTGGGTTTATCTATCCTTATCTGGAGTTGATCCTAG GGATACCTTTGTGAACACTTTCATGTTGCAAATTGCTGTGTTGTCAAACCATCTCAATGGAAGGGATACTCACGTGCGGCAGATCAAAGTTTACGGGCCTCGACC GAACCCTATCCCACATCAGCCATTCCAATTTACTTCAAGGGAGTTTATCACCTACTCTTCTATAAGATGA
- the LOC114382176 gene encoding anaphase-promoting complex subunit 10-like isoform X1 → MAAESSEGEEETKLSGGSLLLTVDDDLTEMGKKAAWSVSSCKPGNGVSSLRDDNLETYWQSDGGQPHLVNIQFQKKVRLQLIVLYVDFKLDESYTPSKVSIRAGDGFHNLKEIKTVELVKPTGWVYLSLSGVDPRLEITELRCIGMMKSDLLPAFDHIVFGALSVLLNIFFDNLHKLLRPREAHHGSTIRHNGMFIWQSFSLPPCSAIHH, encoded by the exons ATGGCAGCAGAATCATCAGAGGGCGAAGAAGAAACCAAGTTAAGCGGAGGGAGCTTATTGCTGACCGTTGACGACGACTTAACGGAAATGGGAAAGAAAGCCGCTTGGAGCGTCAGTTCCTGCAAACCCGGTAACGGCGTTTCCTCTCTCCGTGACGACAATCTCGAAACCTATTGGCA ATCCGACGGAGGGCAACCCCATTTGGTCAACATTCAGTTTCAAAAGAAAGTTAGACTTCAG TTGATTGTGCTGTACGTGGATTTCAAGCTTGATGAGAGTTACACGCCGAGCAAAGTTTCCATCCGTGCCGGTGATGGTTTTCACAACTTgaag GAGATTAAGACCGTGGAACTCGTGAAGCCAACTGGGTGGGTTTATCTATCCTTATCTGGAGTTGATCCTAG GCTTGAGATCACAGAGTTAAGGTGTATTGGAATGATGAAATCGGACCTTCTCCCTGCTTTTGATCATATTGTGTTTGGGGCATTATCAGTGTtgttaaatatcttttttgacAACCTCCATAAGCTATTGAGGCCGAGGGAGGCCCACCATGGCAGCACCATAAGGCACAATGGCATGTTTATATGGCAGAGTTTCAGCCTTCCACCATGTTCTGCCATCCACCATTAA
- the LOC114382172 gene encoding U-box domain-containing protein 5-like has translation MGTDGGEQIETLPNPRSFKVHRTMCTELRKLVDRILRIIPQIEAARPCGMQALCLLNKAIDKARQLLLYCSETSKLYLAITGDSILSKFQKARKSLAKSLVQILNMVPVMLAAEISRLIGDLECVTFVFDSAEEAAGKVVKRLLQQDPSTSDKDLMEESEIKDFQFVAARLGITSPTAILIEKRSIKKLLEKLKRNDQTKEIVLKNLLFLLIKHRKSITGEQMEVYSQIEVPITTENSGHESQENLHVKSDPYLSHGQYRTHAGDLSRLTPPKEYTCPISLRLMYDPVVIASGKTYERMWIQKWFDEGNTICPKTKKKLVHMALTPNIALKDLILKWCETNGVSIPDPSRLVQDCHSWEASSNSIRSFGSSLYDLNFPTDFSNMSLGSLDTNYNSDSSHTKANHSLNLMLNKSSDNSHRHQSRARIHDADWMHLSKLHERQWESQCQVIENIKMDFKCNCQAFCCVSSENFIDPLTRFLSTACERHDVKALRAGTKLLLEFMKCCRNGMTNLSEDTCIMLESLLDTEVIGEALTIMEELTGNWYEKTNIAASSVLSSVSKILDSGNEEFRRKAIKIMNNFSSNGQICPYMVSLGCIPKLLPFFEDRTLLRDSIHILKNLCDTEEGRVTVVETKGCISSVVEILETGSDEEKESALVILLSLCSQRVEYCQLVMYEGIIPSLVNISNKGSDMAKAYALELLRLLKGDSEFEYEDCCEPNLNGSQEPNNNHYQEKKSSKKPSILKKLSLFSKSISVAPKTKR, from the exons ATGGGAACTGATGGCGGTGAACAGATAGAGACATTACCAAATCCTCGCTCCTTTAAG GTACATCGTACAATGTGCACAGAACTCAGGAAATTAGTTGATAGGATATTGCGGATTATTCCACAGATAGAAGCAGCACGCCCTTGTGGAATGCAGGCTCTGTGTTTGCTGAACAAGGCAATTGATAAAGCCAGACAACTGCTGCTATACTGCTCCGAAACTAGTAAACTTTACCTG GCAATAACAGGGGATTCCATACTCTCAAAATTCCAGAAGGCAAGAAAATCGTTAGCCAAAAGCTTAGTCCAGATTCTGAATATGGTTCCAGTTATGTTGGCTGCAGAG ATTTCTCGACTAATTGGTGATCTTGAGTGTGTGACATTTGTCTTCGACTCTGCTGAAGAAGCAGCTGGGAAGGTTGTGAAACGATTGCTCCAGCAAGATCCTTCAACGTCAGATAAAGATTTAATGGAGGAATCTGAAATAAAAGATTTTCAGTTTGTAGCAGCAAGACTTGGTATTACATCCCCAACGGCCATCCTAATAGAGAAACGATCTATTAAGAAGTTGCTAGAAAAACTCAAACGAAATGACCAGACAAAAGAGATTGTCTTGAAAAATCTTTTGTTTCTCCTGATAAAGCACCGGAAATCAATCACAGGAGAACAAATGGAGGTCTATTCTCAAATTGAAGTACCAATTACAACTGAGAACTCAGGTCATGAGTCTCAAGAAAACCTTCATGTCAAGTCAGACCCATACTTGAGCCATGGTCAGTATAGAACTCATGCCGGTGATTTGAGCAGACTTACACCTCCTAAGGAATATACATGTCCAATATCTTTAAGGTTGATGTATGACCCTGTTGTCATTGCTTCAGGAAAAACATATGAAAGGATGTGGATACAAAAGTGGTTTGATGAGGGTAATACTATATGCcccaaaactaaaaagaaactGGTTCATATGGCATTGACTCCAAACATTGCCTTAAAGGACTTAATATTAAAGTGGTGTGAAACTAATGGAGTCTCCATTCCTGACCCGAGTAGGCTAGTGCAAGATTGTCACTCATGGGAAGCTTCCTCCAACTCCATTAGGAGTTTTGGAAGTTCTTTGTATGATTTGAACTTCCCAACGGATTTTAGTAACATGTCTCTTGGATCATTAGATACCAATTATAATTCAGATTCCTCCCACACTAAGGCCAATCATAGCTTAAATTTGATGTTGAACAAGAGCAGTGACAATTCACACAGGCATCAATCTCGTGCACGGATACATGATGCTGATTGGATGCATTTGTCTAAACTCCATGAGCGTCAATGGGAATCTCAATGCCAAgtcattgaaaatataaaaatggatTTCAAATGCAATTGCCAAGCTTTTTGCTGTGTGTCATCTGAGAATTTCATTGACCCACTCACGAGATTTCTGAGCACTGCGTGTGAGCGGCATGATGTAAAAGCTCTGAGAGCAGGAACTAAGTTGCTATTGGAATTTATGAAGTGTTGcag AAATGGTATGACCAATTTAAGTGAAGATACGTGCATTATGTTGGAAAGTCTTCTTGATACAGAAGTGATTGGTGAAGCTCTCACCATAATGGAAGAACTGACAGGGAATTGGTATGAAAAAACTAACATTGCAGCTTCCAGTGTACTCTCTTCTGTTTCAAAGATCCTTGATTCAGGTAATGAAGAGTTCCGACGAAAAGctattaaaataatgaataatttttcatcCAATGGTCAAATTTGTCCCTACATGGTGTCTCTCGGGTGCATCCCAAAATTACTGCCATTTTTTGAAGACAGAACCCTTTTGAGAGACagtatacatattttgaaaaacctttGTGATACTGAAGAGGGTAGGGTTACTGTTGTTGAAACAAAAGGATGCATATCTTCTGTTGTTGAAATACTTGAGACTGGCAGTGATGAGGAAAAAGAATCTGCGCTGGTTATTCTTCTCTCCTTATGCTCTCAACGTGTGGAATACTGTCAGTTGGTTATGTATGAGGGGATTATTCCTTCTCTTGTCAACATCTCCAACAAAGGAAGTGATATGGCAAAGGCTTATGCATTAGAACTACTCCGTCTTTTGAAGGGTGATAGCGAGTTTGAGTATGAAGATTGTTGTGAGCCAAATCTCAACGGCTCTCAAGAACCTAACAACAATCACtatcaagaaaagaaatcgTCAAAGAAACCGTCAATTTTGAAGAAACTGTCACTCTTCTCAAAATCCATTTCAGTTGCACCAAAAACCAAGAGATGA